The genomic DNA GATGGCGACGCAAGTGTTCCCGTTCTTCGACGTGCCGAATGCCGCGGTCCGGCTGGTGGTGATCGTCGTCGTGCTCGGCTTTCCGATCGCGCTGGTGCTGGCCTGGCTGTATGACTTGACGCCGCAGGGCATCGTCCGCACACCGGATTCCTCGGACGAAGAGGCCGCCATGGTCGTGCCGGTGCGGCTCGGCAACGGTCGGAAACTGAGCTTCGCATTGGCTGGCCTGCTGCTGCTCGCGCTGGCCTTTTTCGTCGCCGAGCGCACCTTATTGCGTCCGGCGGATGCGCCCCCCGATCGCTCGCTGGCGGTGCTGCCGTTCGAAAGCCTGTCCGATGACAAGGCCAACGCCTACTTCGCGCAGGGCATCCAGGATGAAATCCTGACCCGGCTGTCGCGGGTCGGCGCGCTGCGGGTGATCTCGCGCAATTCCACCGCCAGCCTCGACAGCAAGCCTGGCGATCTGCCGGGCGTTGCCCGTCGCCTCGGCGTCGCCCATCTGCTGGAAGGCAGCGTGCAGAAGGATGGCGACACGGTGCGGATCAATGTCCAGCTGATCCGCGCCGATACCGACGAGCACCTGTGGGCGGAAACCTATGACCGCAAGCTGGACAGCATCTTCGGCGTCGAAGGCGAAGTCGCGCAGGCGATTGCCGATGCGCTGAACGCCCGCCTGACCGGTGCCGAAACCAAGGCGCTGGACCAGGCTGCCACTCGCAATGCCGCCGCTTACGATGCCTATCTGCGCGGCCTGTCCTACGAGCTGCGCTTCAGCGACAACCAGGACTATCTCGACGCCCGCCGCCATTACCGCGAGGCGGTGAAGGCCGATCCGCAGTTCGCGCTGGCCTGGGTGCATCTGGCGACGACGGTCAGCTATCTGTATCTGAACGGCTTCGGTCACGACGCCCAGGGGCTGGCCGAACTGCGTGACGCTGCCGACACGGCGATGCGCCTGCAACCGGATCTGGGTGAGGCCTGGCTGGCGCGCGGTTATTACTTCTATCGCGGCCTCGGTGACTTCGACGCGGCGCTGGCGGCGTTCGAGCAAGCCCGGCGCCGCCTGCCGAACAGTGCCGATGTCAACGCCGCCATCGCCTACGTCCTGCGCCGCCAGGACCGGTTGGGCCAGGCGATTGCCAATCTGAAGCGGGCCACCGAACAGGATCCGGGCAACATCAGTCACTGGACCGGCATCTCCGAAACCGAGGCGGCCTTGCGTCGCTACGATGCGGCACAGGCGGCGATCGACAGGGCCATCGCGATCAGCCCCGAGAATCCAGGACTGATCGTGCAGAAGACGGGCCTCTACCAGGCCGAAGGCAAGCTCGATCGAGCGCAGGAAATCATCGATGCGCTGCCAGCCGAAGTGGCTGCCCGGGCAGTGGCGATCACCGGTACCCAAATGCTCTATCGGCGCCAGTATCTGGCAGTGACCGAGCTGGTCGGCAAGCTGCTCGCCACGCCCGGCCTCGAGCTCGGTGACCAGGTCATCGGCCTGCAAAGCTTGCTCGGCGGTGGCTATTACTTTGCCGGTCAGCGCGAGGAAGCTAACGCTGCATTCACGGCGGGCAAGAACAAGGCTCTGGAACTGCGCGCCAGAGGCATGGAAAGCGCCGGCTTCGCCTGCAATCTCGCCATCATCGAAGCCGGTCTGGGTGAGCGTGCCGCGGCGCTCGAAGAAGGTGAGAAATGTCTGCGATCGAGTCGCGGCGACCGCTGGCAAGAAGGTCTCGACGCATTCGCGATGGCCAAGATCGAAGCTCTGGCCGGCGAGCACGAGGCGACGCTGAAGCGGCTCGAAAGCTTGACCACGACGGCCAACGCCCTGAACCCCGGTGATCTGCGCTACAGCCCGGTCTGGGAAAGCGTACGCGACGATCCACGCTTCCAGAAAGTGCTGACGGCCAGCAGTCTCCCGCTGACCGGCAACTGAGGCCGCGAGCCGTTGGCACGCTGCGCGCATGTCTGACGTTCGACGAATCCAATACCTCTGCCGGATCTAGCCATGTCCCGTCCCGCTCGCAACCTGATCATGGCCGTCATCGCCTGGGCCGCCATTGCTGCCGCGCCATCAGCCGTTGCGGCATCGGAAAAGAGCGCGCAGGGCTTGCCATCGATCGCCACGAAAACCAAGGGAACGCAGCGTTTCGACGGCTTTCTGCCGCTGTACTGGAACAGTGACGAAGGCAAGCTGTACCTGGAAATTCCCAAGCCGGAAATGAGCCTGCTGTACCTGACGACCCTGACTCAAGGGCTGGGTTCCAACGACGTCGGCCTTGATCGCGGTCAGGTCAGCGACGCGAAACTGGTGCGCTTCGAGCGCATCGGCCCGAAGGTGCTGCTGGTGCAGCCCAATCTCGGCTTCCGCGCGGTCAGCGAGAGTGTTGACGAGCGCCGCGCCGTCGAGCAGTCGTTCGCCGAGTCGGTACTGTTCGGCTTCCCAGTGGTGGCCGTGGAAGGCGAACGAGTGCTGGTCGATGCCAGCGATTTCGCGGTGCGTGACGGGCACGATGCGATCAGCTCGATCGCGCGTGCCGAGCAGGGCAGCTACAAGTTCGACAAGGATCGCAGCGCGGTCTATCTGCCGGGCACCAAGGCGTTTCCGCGCAATACCGAAATCGAGGCGACGGTGACTTTGGCCGGCGAGGGCAGCGGCCCGTTCGTCAAGGACGTGACGCCGACGCCGCAGGCGATCAGCCTGCGCGAGCGCTACTCGTTCATCGCTTTGCCGGAGCCAGGCTATGTGCCGCGCCTGGCCCAGCCCGGTTCGGGCTACATCGAACTGAACTACGCCGACTACGCCACGCCGATCGATGCGCCGCTGATCCAGCATCTGATCCTGCGTCATCGCCTGCAGAAGAAGGACCCGGCCGCAGCGATCAGCGACGCGGTGCAGCCGATCATCTATTACCTGGATCGCGGTGCACCGCCGCCGATCCGCGATGCGCTGCTGGAAGGCGCGCGCTGGTGGAATCAGGCGTTCGAAGCGGCCGGCTATCGCAATGCCTTCCAGGTGGAACTGCTGCCGGAAGACGCCGATCCGCTCGACGTCCGCTACAACATCATCCAGTGGGTGCATCGTGCGACGCGCGGCTGGAGCTACGGCAATGCGGTCAATGATCCGCGAACTGGCGAGATCATCAAGGGCAATGTCACGCTGGGTTCGCTGCGTGCCCGTTACGACTACCTGATCGCCGAAGGTCTGCTATCGCCCTATGGAGAAGAAGGCGCGGTCGATCCGGCGATGCAGAAGCTTGTGATGGCTCGCCTCAGCCAGCTGGCCGCGCATGAAATCGGCCATACCCTGGGCCTGTTGCACAACTACGTCGCCAGCCGCGATGGCCGCACTTCGGTGATGGATTATCCGCAGCCGCTGGTGACGCTCAAGGCCGATGGCACGGTCGATCTGAGCGATGCCTACACCGCGGAAATCGGCATCTGGGACAAGGTCGCGATCGACTACGGCTATCGCGAATTCCCGGCCGGCAGCGATGAACCCGCAGCGCTCGCCGGCATCCTGCGCAAGGCTCAGTCGCAAGGCATCGGCTTTCTCACCGATGAAGATGCGCGACCCGCCGGCGCCGCCCATCCCGATGTCAGCCTCTGGGACAACGGGCGCGACAACGCCGCCGAACTGCGCCGCATGATGGCCGTGCGCAAGGCGGCGTTGGCGCGCTTCGGCGAGAACGCGATCCGGCGCGGCAGGCCGCTGGCCAGCATCGAGGAAGCGCTGGTGCCGCTGTACCTGTATCACCGCTATCAGATCGACGCGACTGCGAAAGCGCTCGGTGGCCAGCGCTATGTCTATGCGCTGCGCGGCGATGGTCAGACGCCGGTGCAGGCGGTGCCCGCGGCCGAACAGCAGCAGGCGCTCGATGCGCTGATCGAGACTCTGCAACCGGCGGCCCTGAGTCTGTCGCCAGCCTTGCTGGCGCTGCTGCCACCCCGGCCACCGGGCTGGCCGGCGACGCGCGAGCTGTTCGCCCGCAGCACCGGCCTGACCTTCGATGTCACGGCTCCTGCGGTTGCCGCGTCCACCTTGACCATCGGCGCACTGCTGCAGCCGGAACGCGCAGCGCGCTTGGTGCAGCAGCAAGCGCTGGATGGCAGCCTGCCGGGCTTCGAAACGATCGCCGATCGCTTGATCGCGGCCAGCTTCTATGGCTCTGAGCAGACCGGCATCGATCAGGAAATCCGCAACGCGCAGCAACTGATCATCGTGCAGAAGCTGATCGCGCTGGCCGGCAAGGGTGGCAGCCCGGCCGTACGCGGCATCGCACTGCTGAAACTGGAGAAGTTGCGCAGCCGTGGACCCAAGGCCGGCGCGGCGTCCAGCGGTCAGGCCTTGCTGATCGCCGACCTGATCCGCCGCTTCCAATCGGTCACCGATCCGGCGGCGGGCACGCTGCCGGAACCGAAGCTGCCGGCCGGACCGCCACTCGGCGATTGAGGTCGTCCCGGATCAGAGGTTCCTCTGTCTGCGGGGGCCACGTAGACTGCGCGACTGCCAAGGTCGAAGCTCATGAACGAACCCGCTCCACTCGCCGAATCCGCCAAGCCACGCCGCAAGGGCCCCACCAAGGGGATCTACCTGCTGCCGAACCTGTTCACGACCGGCACCTTGTTCGGCGCGTTCTACGCGATCGTGTCGTCGATGAACGGCAACTTCGATCAGGCAGCGATCGGCATCCTGTTCGCGATGATTGCCGACGCGCTCGATGGCCGCATCGCACGGATGACCAATACCTCGACCGATTTCGGCAAGGAATACGATTCGCTGTGCGACATGGCGGCCTTCGGCATCGCCTCGTCAATCGTCGTCTACGCCTACAGTCTGCGTTTCCTGTCCGACTACCAGTGGCTGGGCGGCAAGCTGGGCGGCGTGCTGGCGATGACCTATGCCACCTGTGCAGCGCTGCGTCTGGCTCGCTTCAACGTGTTGGCCGCGATCAAGGGCAGCAGCAAGGATTTCTTCGGCCTGCCGAGCCCGGCCGCCGCGGCGGTGGTGGTGTTCTTCGTCTGGACTGCGTTCAGCTATGACCTGAGCGGGCTCGACGTGCTGATTCCAGCCAGCATCCTGACCCTGGGCAGCGCGCTGCTGATGGTGTCGTCGATCCGCTACAACAGCTTCAAGAAGATCAATCTGGCGGGGCGCATGCGCTTCCTGCCGTTCGTCGCGGTGATCGGCGTGCTGGCGCTGGTGTCGATCAATCCGCCGCTGATCCTGTTCCTGGTGTTCTTCGGCTACGCGATGTCGGGGCCGGCAGCCACTGTCATCCGCCGCCTTCGCAACAAGCCGACGCCAGCATGAGCCAGAAGCCCGCAATGATTCCACGCCTGAAGATCGACTACGTTTCCGACATCGCCTGCCCCTGGTGCGCGATCGGCCTTGCCGGGCTCGTCGAAGCCGCGGACCGGCTGCGGGGTATTTTGGAAGTCGAGTTGCATTTCCAGCCGTTCGAGCTGAATCGCAACATGCCGCCGGAAGGCGAGAACATGGGCGAGCATCTGGCCGCCAAGTCCGGTGCCACCGCTGCCCAGATCAATGACGAACGCAGCAACCTGACCGCCATCGCGGCCGAAGCCGGACTGGAGTTCAAGCTCGATCGCGACACCCGGGTCTGGAACAGCTTCGACAGCCATCGCCTGGTCTACTGGGCCGAACTGGCCGGCGACCCGCTGCTGCTGAAGACTGCCCTGTTCAAGGCGAATTTCTGTGAAGGCCGGCAGATCTCCAATCACGAGGTGCTTGCCGGGATCGCCGTCGAATGCGGGCTGGATGGCGAGCGCGCGAAGGAAATCCTGTCGACCGAAACCTATCTCGATGAAGTCGACGAGCGCATGAAGCTGTGGATGAGTCGCGGTATCCGCGGCGTGCCGGCGATCATCTTCAACGAACGCCATCTGGTCGAAGGCGGGCAATCGGCCAGCACTTTCGTGAAGATCATGCGTCAGCTTGCCGGTCTCGATCCGCCTGAGACCGCGCCGACGAGCGCGCCGGTCTGAGCGAAGAGCGCCGACACGCGGACTTTGCGTCTGCGGCGTCTTCCTCTATCATTCGCGCATCATGCAAGCCCGCACCAGCTCCCCGATGTTCTTCGCGCCGACGCTGTTCGGCCGCGAGCTGCTGCTTGCCCTTCGACTGCTGCCGTAAGGCAGACCATCGAAATCCGCCCGTCCGGGGGCTAGTACCGGAAAAATAGTAAACATGCAGCCTGGACATCCAGTCCAAGACCGACACATCCCTGTATCGGATTGCTGAACGACGGCTATCGCCGTCGGAAATCAAAACACTGTATTTGCGAGAAAACCATGAAAGACCAGCTCATCATTTTCGATACCACCTTGCGCGATGGCGAACAGTCGCCGGGTGCTGCCATGACGCTCGACGAAAAGGTGCGTATCGCGCTGGCGCTGCAGAAGTTGAAGGTCGATGTCATCGAAGCCGGCTTCGCGATCGCCAGCCCCGGTGACTTCGCCTCCGTGCAGGCGGTGGCCCGCGCGGTCAAGGAATCGGTCGTCTGTTCCTTGGCCCGTGCCAATGCCGCCGACATCGCCCGCGCCGGCGAAGCCTTGCAGCCTGCGGTGCGCAAGCGCATCCACACCTTCATCGCCACCAGCGCGATCCACATGGAAAAGAAGCTGCGCTTGACGCCGGATCAGGTCGTCGACAACGCAGTCGGTGCAGTCAAGCTGGCGCGCACCTTCACCGATGACGTCGAGTTCTCGGCCGAGGACGCAGGCCGGTCCGACATCGATTTCCTGGTCCGCATCTTCGACGCGGTGATCAAGGCCGGTGCCACCACGCTCAACGTGCCGGACACCGTCGGCTACATGATCCCGAGCCTCTGGGGCGAGCGCTTCAAGACCTTGATCGAGCGGGTGCCGAACGCCGACAAGGTGATCTGGTCGACGCACTGCCATAACGATCTCGGCATGGCGGTCGCCAACTCGCTGGCTGCGGTGATGAACGGCGCGCGCCAGGTCGAGTGCACGATCAACGGCCTTGGCGAGCGTGCCGGCAATGCCGCAGTCGAGGAGATCGTCATGGCCATCCGCACGCGCCACGACATCTTCCCGGTCACCACCCGAGTCGATGCCACGCAGATCGTGCCCTGCTCGCGCCTGGTCTCGAACATCACCGGCTATCCGGTGCAGCCGAACAAGGCGGTGGTCGGCGCCAATGCCTTCGCGCATGAGTCCGGCATCCATCAGGACGGCGTGCTCAAGCATCGCGAGACTTACGAGATAATGCGTGCCGAAGATGTCGGCTGGTCTTCGAACAAGCTGACCCTCGGCAAGTTGTCCGGCCGCAGCGCCTTCCGTGCCCGGCTTGACGAACTCGGCTATCAGTTCAAGTCCGATGCCGAACTCGCCGAAGCCTTCGCGCGCTTCAAGGATCTCGCCGACAAGAAGCAGGAAATCTTCGATGAGGACTTGCAGGCCCTGGTCACCCAGACCGAGCAGGCCCGTGCCGAGGAGCGCGTGACCTTGCAGTGGCTCGAAGTCACTTCGAAGACCGGCACCAAGCCCTTGGCCAAGGTGGCCTTGGCGGTCGATGGCGAAATCCGCGAAGTGCAGGCGTTGGGCGATGGCCCGGTCGATGCCGTGTTCGCGGCGATCGAGCAGCGGGTCGGCACCGGGGCCAAGTTGCTGCTCTATTCGGTGAACGCGATCACCACCGGCACCGATGCCCAGGGCGAAGTCACCGTGCGCTTGAGCAAGGATGGCCGCGTGGTCAATGGCTTGGGTGCCGATACCGATATCGTCATCGCTTCGGCGAAGGCCTATCTGAACGCGGTGAACCGCCTCGAGATCCCGACCAGCCGCGCCCATCCGCAGCATGCGGAATTCGCGGCGATGCCCTGATTCGGTCATCCGATCGACCGATGTCGGTCAGCAGCACGAACCCCGGCTTCGGCCGGGGTTTTTTTGTCGTCGGCAACTACGCCGCGGGTCGGCGAATCTCCGCTGGCCCTCGGGTCGGCACGGTAAAGTAGCGCCATGCAAAGCCAACGCCGCGCTCGCCTGCTGAAAGCGCTGGACCTCGAGGTCTGGGCGCGCCGTGGCGCGCCGCGCGTCGCCGCGGCAGACACGGCGTCGGTGCTCGACGCGCCGTCGATGGCCGACTACGACCAGCCGGAAGCCGATGTTCCGCCAGCGCCGGCACCGAGAACGAGTGCGCCCCGTGCTGCGCCGCGTCCGCAGCCACCACCGCTGCTGCTCGTCGAACCGGAACCGGTTGCACCGCCGTACGTAGCCCCGGCCGATTGGGATGGGCTCGCCGCAGCCGTCGCCAGCTGCACGCGCTGCAAGCTGTGCAAGACGCGGACGAAGACGGTGTTCGGTGTCGGTCCGCAGGATGCCTCGCTGCTGGTGATCGGCGAGGGTCCCGGTGCCGATGAAGACCAGCGCGGCGAGCCCTTCGTCGGCAAGGCCGGCAAGCTGCTCGACGAGATGCTGAACAGCATCGGCCGCGCGCGTGCCAGCAATGCCTATATCGCCAATGTCGTGAAGTGCCGCCCGCCCGGCAACCGCGATCCGGAATCCGATGAAGTGGCCGCCTGCCGGCCGTTCCTCGATCGCCAGATCGAACTGATCCAGCCCCAACTCGTTCTGGCACTGGGTCGCATCGCCGCACAGCGCCTGCTCGGTTCCGATGCGCCGCTTTCGAAACTGCGCGGCCCGCTGCATGCCTATGGGCCCGCGAAGACGCCGGTGCTGATCAGCTATCACCCGGCCTATCTGCTGCGCTCGCCGGGCGAGAAGGCCAAGAGCTGGCTCGATCTGAAGCGCGTGCACCAGATGCTGGCCAAGTCCGAAGCGGCCGTTCGTTGATCGGCTCTCCACTATTTCATCCGAACGTCCTGCCGTGAGCGCTTTGCCGAAAGAAGCCAAAGAGGCCAAAGAAATTTGGGCGATCCTGCCGATGCAGGTGGCGCTGCTGCCGCTGGTGCTCGAGATCGAGCGCCGCGCCTACGAATTTCCTTGGACCGAAACGATCTTCAAGGACTGCTTGAAGTCTGGCTACAGCGCCTGGGTGCTGGCCGGCGATGACGGCCGCCTCGCTGGCTACGCACTGATGAGCATGGCCGTCGACGAAGCGCACGTGCTGAATCTCTGCGTCGATCCGTTCCAGCAGCGGCGCGGCTTCGGCCTGAAGCTGCTGAAGCATTTGATGAAGATCGCCCGCGCGGCTCAGGCGTCGATCGTGCTGCTGGAAGTACGCAAGTCGAACAAGGCTGCGCTGAAGCTTTACGAGGGGATAGGCTTCGCGCGGATCGGCGTACGCAAGGCCTATTACCCGGCCGCGGGCGGCCGCGAAGACGCGCTGGTGCTCGGCTTCGACATCCTGTGATTCGGGCAGCGTGCGCCTGATGTCGCGCCGCACGCTGGCCATTCTGCTGGCTGGCCTGCTGATGGGCGCCGCCGGCATGGCCTTGCTGAATCATTTGCAGAAGCCCGCTTCGATTACTTCGGTTGCCGGCAACACGGTCGCCGCGCATGAAGCCGATCCTGAAAGTGCGACGAACGCGGACGTGGTCTGGGCGATCAGCCTGGTGCGCGCCCGGCCCGGTCAGCGCGAACGATTGCTGCGTTTTCTGCGTGCGAACTGGCTGGCGCTGGATGCGCAACTGCTGGCTCAAGGCCGGATCAGCAGCTATCGCCTGCTCGAAGCCGATGTCGTTACGGGGGTGATCAACGACAGCAAGCGCTGGGACTACGCGGTGATCCTCGAA from Nevskia ramosa DSM 11499 includes the following:
- a CDS encoding DsbA family oxidoreductase — protein: MSQKPAMIPRLKIDYVSDIACPWCAIGLAGLVEAADRLRGILEVELHFQPFELNRNMPPEGENMGEHLAAKSGATAAQINDERSNLTAIAAEAGLEFKLDRDTRVWNSFDSHRLVYWAELAGDPLLLKTALFKANFCEGRQISNHEVLAGIAVECGLDGERAKEILSTETYLDEVDERMKLWMSRGIRGVPAIIFNERHLVEGGQSASTFVKIMRQLAGLDPPETAPTSAPV
- the rimI gene encoding ribosomal protein S18-alanine N-acetyltransferase produces the protein MSALPKEAKEAKEIWAILPMQVALLPLVLEIERRAYEFPWTETIFKDCLKSGYSAWVLAGDDGRLAGYALMSMAVDEAHVLNLCVDPFQQRRGFGLKLLKHLMKIARAAQASIVLLEVRKSNKAALKLYEGIGFARIGVRKAYYPAAGGREDALVLGFDIL
- a CDS encoding 2-isopropylmalate synthase, producing the protein MKDQLIIFDTTLRDGEQSPGAAMTLDEKVRIALALQKLKVDVIEAGFAIASPGDFASVQAVARAVKESVVCSLARANAADIARAGEALQPAVRKRIHTFIATSAIHMEKKLRLTPDQVVDNAVGAVKLARTFTDDVEFSAEDAGRSDIDFLVRIFDAVIKAGATTLNVPDTVGYMIPSLWGERFKTLIERVPNADKVIWSTHCHNDLGMAVANSLAAVMNGARQVECTINGLGERAGNAAVEEIVMAIRTRHDIFPVTTRVDATQIVPCSRLVSNITGYPVQPNKAVVGANAFAHESGIHQDGVLKHRETYEIMRAEDVGWSSNKLTLGKLSGRSAFRARLDELGYQFKSDAELAEAFARFKDLADKKQEIFDEDLQALVTQTEQARAEERVTLQWLEVTSKTGTKPLAKVALAVDGEIREVQALGDGPVDAVFAAIEQRVGTGAKLLLYSVNAITTGTDAQGEVTVRLSKDGRVVNGLGADTDIVIASAKAYLNAVNRLEIPTSRAHPQHAEFAAMP
- a CDS encoding uracil-DNA glycosylase — encoded protein: MQSQRRARLLKALDLEVWARRGAPRVAAADTASVLDAPSMADYDQPEADVPPAPAPRTSAPRAAPRPQPPPLLLVEPEPVAPPYVAPADWDGLAAAVASCTRCKLCKTRTKTVFGVGPQDASLLVIGEGPGADEDQRGEPFVGKAGKLLDEMLNSIGRARASNAYIANVVKCRPPGNRDPESDEVAACRPFLDRQIELIQPQLVLALGRIAAQRLLGSDAPLSKLRGPLHAYGPAKTPVLISYHPAYLLRSPGEKAKSWLDLKRVHQMLAKSEAAVR
- the pssA gene encoding CDP-diacylglycerol--serine O-phosphatidyltransferase, yielding MNEPAPLAESAKPRRKGPTKGIYLLPNLFTTGTLFGAFYAIVSSMNGNFDQAAIGILFAMIADALDGRIARMTNTSTDFGKEYDSLCDMAAFGIASSIVVYAYSLRFLSDYQWLGGKLGGVLAMTYATCAALRLARFNVLAAIKGSSKDFFGLPSPAAAAVVVFFVWTAFSYDLSGLDVLIPASILTLGSALLMVSSIRYNSFKKINLAGRMRFLPFVAVIGVLALVSINPPLILFLVFFGYAMSGPAATVIRRLRNKPTPA
- a CDS encoding tetratricopeptide repeat protein; protein product: MSKRSFFAELKRRHVYKVGAMYAVGGWLLVQMATQVFPFFDVPNAAVRLVVIVVVLGFPIALVLAWLYDLTPQGIVRTPDSSDEEAAMVVPVRLGNGRKLSFALAGLLLLALAFFVAERTLLRPADAPPDRSLAVLPFESLSDDKANAYFAQGIQDEILTRLSRVGALRVISRNSTASLDSKPGDLPGVARRLGVAHLLEGSVQKDGDTVRINVQLIRADTDEHLWAETYDRKLDSIFGVEGEVAQAIADALNARLTGAETKALDQAATRNAAAYDAYLRGLSYELRFSDNQDYLDARRHYREAVKADPQFALAWVHLATTVSYLYLNGFGHDAQGLAELRDAADTAMRLQPDLGEAWLARGYYFYRGLGDFDAALAAFEQARRRLPNSADVNAAIAYVLRRQDRLGQAIANLKRATEQDPGNISHWTGISETEAALRRYDAAQAAIDRAIAISPENPGLIVQKTGLYQAEGKLDRAQEIIDALPAEVAARAVAITGTQMLYRRQYLAVTELVGKLLATPGLELGDQVIGLQSLLGGGYYFAGQREEANAAFTAGKNKALELRARGMESAGFACNLAIIEAGLGERAAALEEGEKCLRSSRGDRWQEGLDAFAMAKIEALAGEHEATLKRLESLTTTANALNPGDLRYSPVWESVRDDPRFQKVLTASSLPLTGN
- a CDS encoding zinc-dependent metalloprotease yields the protein MSRPARNLIMAVIAWAAIAAAPSAVAASEKSAQGLPSIATKTKGTQRFDGFLPLYWNSDEGKLYLEIPKPEMSLLYLTTLTQGLGSNDVGLDRGQVSDAKLVRFERIGPKVLLVQPNLGFRAVSESVDERRAVEQSFAESVLFGFPVVAVEGERVLVDASDFAVRDGHDAISSIARAEQGSYKFDKDRSAVYLPGTKAFPRNTEIEATVTLAGEGSGPFVKDVTPTPQAISLRERYSFIALPEPGYVPRLAQPGSGYIELNYADYATPIDAPLIQHLILRHRLQKKDPAAAISDAVQPIIYYLDRGAPPPIRDALLEGARWWNQAFEAAGYRNAFQVELLPEDADPLDVRYNIIQWVHRATRGWSYGNAVNDPRTGEIIKGNVTLGSLRARYDYLIAEGLLSPYGEEGAVDPAMQKLVMARLSQLAAHEIGHTLGLLHNYVASRDGRTSVMDYPQPLVTLKADGTVDLSDAYTAEIGIWDKVAIDYGYREFPAGSDEPAALAGILRKAQSQGIGFLTDEDARPAGAAHPDVSLWDNGRDNAAELRRMMAVRKAALARFGENAIRRGRPLASIEEALVPLYLYHRYQIDATAKALGGQRYVYALRGDGQTPVQAVPAAEQQQALDALIETLQPAALSLSPALLALLPPRPPGWPATRELFARSTGLTFDVTAPAVAASTLTIGALLQPERAARLVQQQALDGSLPGFETIADRLIAASFYGSEQTGIDQEIRNAQQLIIVQKLIALAGKGGSPAVRGIALLKLEKLRSRGPKAGAASSGQALLIADLIRRFQSVTDPAAGTLPEPKLPAGPPLGD